CGAAAAAGCCAGCAACCTTGCGACCGTCGCTGTGGACCTGGGTTGGAGCGACGTCGGATCGTGGGCGTCACTGTTCGACGTTCTCGCACCCGAGGGCGGAAATGTGACACGCGGGCCGGTCATCGCCGTCGATACGGAAAACTGTCTGATCTTCGGCCAGGATCGGTTGATCGGGACGCTCGGCGTCTCGGATCTCGTGATCGTAGACGCCGGCGACGCCATCCTCGTCGCTCGCAAGGAAGACGCTGAACGACTGAAGGATCTGCACCAGACTATCCGCGACGCGGGCCATCCGGAGTATCTCTAATTGGACGCTAAGGAAGCGGCGGGACGCCGCGCGGCGGAGTTCGTGAGCGAAGGGATGGTCGTTGGGCTGGGCACCGGCTCAACGGCCCTTCACGCGATCCGCGCCCTCGGCGAGCGCGTTGCGAAGGGACTGAGCATCCGCGGCATTCCCACCTCCGAGGCCAGCCGGCGCCTGGCGACCGAACTCGGCATACCGCTTGTGGGCCTGGGCGATGTGCCGTATATCGATGTCACAATCGACGGCGCCGACGAGGTTGACCCCCACTACAGCCTCATCAAGGGCGGCGGAGGCGCGCTGTTGAGGGAGAAACTGGTCGCTTCGTCAAGCCGGGAGATGATCGTCGTGGCCGACGAGAGCAAAATTGTGCCGTGTCTCGGCGCCTTCCCGCTGCCGGTCGCCATCGTACCGTTCGGCTGCGAGACGACTTTGAAGCGGCTGTCCATCCACGCGCGGGGCCTGGCCCTGCGGGAGGCCGGTGGCCGCCCGTTCGTGAGCGACGACGGGCTATACATCGTGGATATGCACACGGCGCCCATCCACAACCCGGACGGCCTTCACGCGGCGCTGAAAGGCACGCTGGGCGTCGTCGAAACGGGCCTGTTCATCGGCCTGGCAACGAAAGTCGTTGTCGGCCGTTCCGACGGCAGCGCCGGCGTGCTCGAACCCGGATAGCCGCTGGGGAACCTCACCGAAGGATGCGGAATCGATGAACCCGGTTCCGCGTTGCCTTCCTTTTGCGCGCTCAGTTCTACTCCCGGCCCCTCAGATACCGCTCCATCGCCGCGATGCCGCGCTCTACCATCGCGGCGTGGCGGACAAGTTTCTTCGCCTTGAGGCCGCTTGGCGGCAGGATGCCGAAGCAGGCGTTCATGGGTTGAAAGTTCTCCGGATCCGAGAACGCGACGTAACGGCACAGCGCTCCGAGGATGGTCTGGGGCGGCAGAGGACGGAAGGACTCCCCTTTGAGTTGAGCGGCAAGCGCCCGGCCCGCGACGATGCCGGTGGCGGCGGACTCTACATAGCCTTCCACACCCACGATCTGCCCGGCGAAGTAGAGGACCGAGGGCTGTTGGCTGACGGCCGGGGCCTGAGGCCCGGGGACTGAGGGCCGGGGGCTCAGGATCCCAGACAGATCGCCATTGCCGCCTTCCCGCTCGTGAGGACCCACGAACCGCAGGGTGGCATCCAGGACGCGCGGGGAATTGACGTACGTGTTTCGGTGCATCGCGCCGTATTGGGCGAACTCGGCATTCTCGAGCCCCGGCAGCATTCGGAACACGCGCTTCTGTTCCGGGAATTTCAGGCGCGTTTGAAACCCCACGAGGCCGTAGAGCGTGGCGGCGAGGTTCTCCTGGCGCAGTTGCGCCACCGCAT
The window above is part of the Armatimonadota bacterium genome. Proteins encoded here:
- the rpiA gene encoding ribose-5-phosphate isomerase RpiA; protein product: MDAKEAAGRRAAEFVSEGMVVGLGTGSTALHAIRALGERVAKGLSIRGIPTSEASRRLATELGIPLVGLGDVPYIDVTIDGADEVDPHYSLIKGGGGALLREKLVASSSREMIVVADESKIVPCLGAFPLPVAIVPFGCETTLKRLSIHARGLALREAGGRPFVSDDGLYIVDMHTAPIHNPDGLHAALKGTLGVVETGLFIGLATKVVVGRSDGSAGVLEPG